In Myxococcus stipitatus, the following are encoded in one genomic region:
- a CDS encoding endonuclease III, whose protein sequence is MAARTAPSQDKLPFDIDDVLTRVREAVRDFADAAMFALAAQGHDNLFEQLVACVLSIRTLDEVSLPASLALFRHASTPDALARMSPGDIDALIQPVTFHEAKAHQLHAIAVRTRDEFGGELPCDAQVLQSFKGVGPKCAHLALGIACGLEAISVDIHVHRVTNRWGYVKTRTPEATLEALEARLPRRHWVDINRLLVPFGKHVCTGSRPRCSTCPVLEQCQQVGVTNPR, encoded by the coding sequence ATGGCGGCCCGAACCGCACCGAGCCAGGACAAGCTCCCCTTCGACATCGACGACGTGCTCACCCGCGTGCGCGAGGCGGTGCGCGACTTCGCGGACGCGGCGATGTTCGCGCTGGCGGCCCAAGGCCACGACAACCTCTTCGAGCAACTCGTGGCCTGCGTGCTCTCCATCCGCACCCTCGACGAGGTGAGCCTGCCCGCGTCACTCGCGCTGTTCCGTCATGCCTCCACGCCCGACGCGCTCGCCCGAATGAGCCCTGGAGACATCGACGCGCTCATCCAGCCCGTCACGTTCCACGAGGCGAAGGCCCATCAACTCCACGCCATCGCGGTGAGGACCCGCGATGAATTCGGCGGTGAGCTGCCCTGTGATGCCCAGGTGCTCCAGTCCTTCAAGGGCGTGGGCCCCAAGTGCGCGCACCTCGCGCTGGGCATCGCGTGTGGACTCGAGGCCATCAGCGTGGACATCCACGTGCATCGCGTCACCAACCGCTGGGGCTACGTGAAGACGCGCACCCCCGAGGCGACCCTGGAGGCACTCGAGGCCCGGCTGCCCCGCCGCCACTGGGTGGACATCAATCGCCTGCTGGTGCCCTTCGGCAAACACGTCTGCACGGGCTCGCGTCCCCGGTGTTCCACCTGTCCAGTGCTGGAGCAATGCCAGCAGGTCGGCGTGACGAACCCGCGTTGA
- a CDS encoding GNAT family N-acetyltransferase, translating to MRTENLLLRPIQPQDNPAVAALIRTVMPEFGADGPGFAIHDAEVDTMSAAYAPPRHAYFVVEREGRVVGGGGIAPLQGGDPSVCELRKMYFLPEARGQGAGERLLRQCLAFAREAGFQRCYLETFASMKQAQKLYQRLGFEPLCAPMGHTGHFSCDHWYALDLTKPGT from the coding sequence ATGCGCACCGAAAACCTGCTCCTGCGCCCCATCCAGCCCCAGGACAACCCGGCGGTGGCCGCCCTCATCCGCACGGTGATGCCAGAGTTTGGCGCCGACGGGCCCGGCTTCGCGATTCACGACGCCGAAGTGGACACGATGAGCGCCGCCTACGCCCCTCCCCGTCACGCGTACTTCGTCGTGGAGCGCGAGGGCCGCGTCGTGGGCGGAGGTGGCATCGCGCCCCTGCAAGGAGGCGACCCCAGCGTGTGTGAGCTGCGCAAGATGTACTTCCTGCCCGAGGCCCGAGGCCAGGGAGCGGGCGAACGCCTGCTGCGCCAGTGCCTCGCCTTCGCGCGAGAGGCGGGCTTCCAGCGCTGCTACCTGGAGACCTTCGCGTCGATGAAGCAGGCCCAGAAGCTCTACCAGCGCCTGGGCTTCGAGCCGCTCTGCGCGCCGATGGGACACACGGGCCACTTCAGCTGCGACCACTGGTACGCGCTCGACTTGACGAAGCCTGGGACCTGA